The Syntrophobotulus glycolicus DSM 8271 DNA window GTCCGCTGGAAATCTCCAGATTTTTTCAATCTCAGTCCTTTTTTGAGCATAATACCCCCCATCCCTTTAGGGCTATGATCATAAAAAGGCCACATTTATGCGGCCTTTAGACTGTCAATTTCTTACGACCTTTCAAACGACGACGTTTCAAAACATTACGTCCAGTTGCCGACTTCAT harbors:
- the rpmH gene encoding 50S ribosomal protein L34, whose amino-acid sequence is MKMTYQPKNRRHKKVHGFLSRMKSATGRNVLKRRRLKGRKKLTV